The Candidatus Latescibacter sp. genome includes a window with the following:
- a CDS encoding AgmX/PglI C-terminal domain-containing protein: MELEMSLRVRKKIIISSIFVLPLLVLANCFLYPPEIRYSSYLVPNLEEKDPLKSLDKDTGALIYDLGGSSVVVRYVKEAELNALFPDESRNGEYSTNPYTYGNWIEPNVGYTPNRFTVFSVTLINRTFPKMRLDPTNAVLITDTGETYHAYTVNIASAKFGKSFEDYYRTLLGQSGNEFYRYEMRLGMVRGKSFGLEGEIFRGDSYTGLITFDPLRPEVKRATLVLNDVVYRFDAFNRPSDSKTISINIDRKIDMVTVTREMRQAELEREKVRVKVTDPSQLVNARTNDTARNNRAINQMLEANVSQMEKCFLDRYRRGQVSPGHMGVSFTIDPSGIVSKQNVVEVTGINSEPFMNCILDVIKTLKFEKIENMPLEGTNIVKGPALPVNVLYPLDFTVYVDQTQK, translated from the coding sequence GTGGAATTGGAAATGTCCTTACGTGTAAGAAAGAAAATAATCATTTCCAGTATCTTTGTTTTACCGCTGCTTGTGCTGGCTAATTGTTTCCTGTATCCTCCTGAAATCAGATATAGTTCTTATCTGGTACCCAATCTTGAGGAAAAAGATCCTTTAAAATCTCTGGATAAGGATACAGGAGCACTTATTTATGATCTGGGCGGTTCAAGCGTTGTGGTGAGATACGTGAAAGAAGCAGAATTGAACGCCCTTTTCCCTGATGAATCGAGGAATGGGGAGTATTCAACAAATCCATATACCTATGGAAACTGGATTGAACCTAATGTTGGATACACACCGAATCGATTTACAGTGTTTAGCGTGACCTTGATCAACAGAACTTTTCCAAAGATGCGGCTGGATCCGACCAATGCGGTTCTCATTACCGATACCGGTGAAACGTACCACGCATATACGGTAAATATCGCTTCTGCAAAATTCGGAAAGAGTTTTGAGGATTATTATCGAACGTTGCTTGGTCAGTCCGGGAATGAATTCTACCGCTACGAGATGCGCCTCGGAATGGTGCGTGGCAAAAGCTTCGGACTTGAGGGGGAAATCTTCCGCGGGGACAGCTACACTGGTTTGATAACCTTTGACCCGTTGCGGCCGGAAGTAAAAAGGGCTACACTGGTTCTGAATGATGTTGTTTACCGCTTCGATGCATTTAATCGCCCTTCAGATTCGAAAACAATCTCCATCAATATCGATCGAAAGATTGATATGGTGACTGTTACGAGAGAAATGAGGCAGGCGGAATTGGAGCGGGAAAAAGTCAGAGTTAAGGTGACCGACCCGTCTCAGTTGGTTAATGCCCGTACCAATGATACAGCCCGAAATAACCGTGCTATTAACCAGATGCTTGAAGCAAATGTATCCCAGATGGAAAAGTGCTTCCTGGATAGATACCGCAGGGGGCAGGTAAGCCCGGGCCATATGGGTGTTTCGTTCACTATCGATCCCAGCGGAATTGTTTCAAAACAAAATGTTGTTGAGGTGACCGGTATCAATAGTGAACCTTTCATGAACTGCATTCTCGATGTAATCAAGACGTTGAAATTCGAAAAAATCGAGAATATGCCGCTTGAAGGCACAAACATCGTAAAAGGTCCCGCCCTTCCGGTTAATGTATTATATCCACTTGACTTTACTGTTTATGTAGATCAGACTCAGAAATAG